One Methylobacterium sp. AMS5 genomic region harbors:
- a CDS encoding histidine kinase dimerization/phosphoacceptor domain -containing protein, protein MPSSLAPAAGRLPAPSWFGDVAALGATGIAIAMRHALDDVLPPGFPFLTFFPAVILTAFFFGLRPGIICAVLSGLAAWYFFIGEANIFLLDAQTALALGFYAFIVTVDIALIHLMRVAGERLSAERAVSAQLYERQRTMFQELQHRVANNMQFVAALLALQKRKVIDNPQEAAGVFDEAQARLQTIARIHRRLYDPARADQPVGQYLQELCADLLDATGARNIVCLVDAPPVRLDLARLTTLSLLVVEVVTNALKHAFHGTERGTITIRFETLGAGQASLSIADNGPGIPATFDPDTSRSLGFRIVQGLAGQLDGTLTYANEGGTVVRLVFVTGPTDA, encoded by the coding sequence ATGCCGTCCTCCCTCGCCCCTGCCGCCGGACGGCTGCCCGCGCCTTCGTGGTTCGGCGACGTCGCCGCCCTGGGCGCGACGGGGATCGCCATCGCCATGCGTCACGCGCTCGACGACGTGCTGCCGCCGGGTTTCCCGTTCCTGACCTTCTTTCCGGCGGTGATCCTGACGGCGTTCTTCTTCGGCCTGCGGCCGGGGATCATCTGCGCGGTGCTCTCGGGGCTCGCCGCGTGGTACTTCTTCATCGGCGAGGCGAACATCTTCCTTCTCGATGCGCAGACCGCACTGGCGCTCGGCTTCTACGCCTTCATCGTCACGGTCGACATCGCGCTCATCCACCTGATGCGCGTCGCGGGCGAACGGCTGAGCGCGGAGCGGGCGGTGAGCGCCCAACTCTACGAGCGGCAGCGCACCATGTTTCAGGAGCTGCAGCACCGGGTCGCCAACAACATGCAGTTCGTGGCGGCCCTCCTCGCTCTTCAGAAACGCAAGGTCATCGACAATCCGCAGGAGGCGGCCGGTGTCTTCGACGAGGCGCAGGCCCGGCTGCAAACGATCGCGCGCATCCATCGCCGCCTCTACGACCCGGCGCGGGCCGACCAGCCCGTGGGCCAGTACCTGCAGGAACTCTGCGCCGACCTGCTCGACGCGACGGGCGCGCGCAACATCGTCTGCCTCGTCGATGCGCCGCCGGTGCGCCTCGATCTCGCCCGCCTGACCACCCTGTCGCTCCTCGTGGTCGAGGTGGTGACGAACGCCCTCAAGCACGCCTTCCACGGGACCGAGCGCGGCACCATCACCATCCGGTTCGAAACCCTCGGAGCGGGGCAGGCGTCGCTCAGCATCGCCGATAACGGGCCAGGCATCCCCGCGACCTTCGATCCGGACACGAGCCGCAGTCTCGGCTTCCGGATCGTTCAGGGGCTCGCCGGCCAGCTCGACGGCACGCTGACCTACGCCAACGAGGGCGGCACGGTGGTGCGCCTCGTCTTCGTCACCGGTCCGACGGACGCCTGA
- a CDS encoding SGNH/GDSL hydrolase family protein produces MLNHPLYGLILATVLAGPLGLSGACAQPDASPVVAPQMPASGERLPTKLARLASQLGRDGDVRIVAFGSSSTEGAGASSPAMAYPALLERDLEERLQIGASSRRSITVINRGKGGDTAEAMARRLERDVLAERPDLVVWQTGSNDPLAGVPLERFVELTRAGILAIRATGADVVLMDQQWCSKLSGMEGAARYGEALHALATELRVPVIRRRALMQSWVSHGLMTPAQMIGPDGLHMTDAGYRQLAKAAAAQILVGAGLIQPSLARN; encoded by the coding sequence ATGTTGAACCACCCGCTCTACGGTCTCATCCTCGCCACCGTCCTTGCCGGCCCGCTCGGCCTGTCTGGCGCCTGCGCGCAGCCCGATGCGTCGCCGGTCGTGGCACCGCAGATGCCGGCGTCCGGCGAACGCCTGCCAACCAAGCTGGCACGGCTCGCCTCACAGCTCGGGCGCGACGGCGATGTGCGGATCGTGGCCTTCGGCTCCTCCTCGACGGAAGGGGCAGGCGCCTCGTCACCGGCCATGGCCTACCCTGCCCTGCTTGAGCGCGACCTGGAGGAGCGCCTCCAGATCGGCGCATCGAGCCGGCGCTCGATCACCGTGATCAACCGCGGCAAGGGTGGTGACACCGCCGAGGCGATGGCGCGGCGCTTGGAGCGCGACGTGCTGGCCGAGCGCCCGGATCTCGTGGTCTGGCAGACCGGCAGCAACGATCCGCTCGCCGGGGTGCCACTGGAGCGTTTCGTCGAACTGACCCGCGCGGGCATCCTGGCGATCCGCGCCACGGGGGCCGACGTGGTGCTGATGGACCAGCAATGGTGCAGCAAGCTCTCGGGCATGGAGGGTGCCGCGCGCTACGGCGAGGCTCTGCACGCGCTCGCCACCGAACTGCGCGTGCCGGTGATCCGCCGCCGCGCCCTGATGCAGTCCTGGGTCTCGCACGGATTGATGACCCCGGCCCAGATGATCGGCCCCGACGGCCTGCACATGACCGATGCCGGCTACCGCCAGCTCGCCAAGGCGGCGGCCGCCCAGATCCTCGTCGGCGCCGGCCTGATCCAGCCCTCGCTCGCCCGGAACTGA
- a CDS encoding group III truncated hemoglobin codes for MKQAELTEAALAAFLDAFYARVRRDPLIGPVFAAKIPDEAWPRHLATIRDFWSSVLLKTGRYKGNPFGRHLGIEGINPAHFARWLGLFEETAREVFVPEIAQIIVERAHRIGDSLKSGLFFRPEMRTVRP; via the coding sequence ATGAAGCAGGCCGAACTCACCGAAGCGGCTCTGGCCGCCTTCCTCGACGCCTTCTACGCCCGGGTGCGCCGCGATCCGCTGATCGGCCCCGTCTTCGCGGCAAAGATTCCGGACGAGGCGTGGCCGCGCCATCTCGCCACGATCCGCGATTTCTGGTCCTCGGTGCTGCTGAAGACCGGCCGCTACAAGGGCAACCCGTTCGGGCGCCACCTCGGCATCGAAGGCATCAACCCTGCGCATTTCGCGCGCTGGCTCGGCCTGTTCGAGGAGACCGCCAGGGAGGTCTTCGTGCCCGAGATCGCGCAGATCATCGTCGAACGGGCGCATCGCATCGGCGACAGCCTGAAATCCGGGCTGTTCTTCCGGCCGGAGATGCGGACCGTAAGGCCCTGA
- a CDS encoding MBL fold metallo-hydrolase, with translation MASLTLRILGCGSSGGVPRVGYGWGACDPSEPRNRRRRCSLLVERREGDGNGGGGATTVLVDTSPDLREQLIDAGVTRLDAVLYTHAHADHTHGIDDVRPLVIHMHRRIPVHADPLTHALLMKRFGYAFETPPGSLYPPILDLHEMQADEPLTIVGAGGPIVADAFRMEHGNEIAHGFRFGPTAYAPDVSVMPEAAKARLHGLDLLIIDALRETPHPSHYSVSDALALIEEVAPRRAILTNLHTDLDYATLARKLPGHVVPAYDGLTATLDL, from the coding sequence ATGGCGAGTCTGACCCTGCGCATCCTCGGCTGCGGCTCGTCCGGCGGCGTGCCGCGGGTGGGTTACGGCTGGGGCGCCTGCGACCCGTCCGAGCCGCGCAACCGCCGCCGCCGCTGCTCGCTGCTGGTGGAGCGGCGCGAAGGGGACGGAAACGGGGGAGGGGGCGCCACGACGGTGCTGGTCGATACCTCGCCGGACCTGCGCGAGCAGCTCATCGACGCCGGCGTCACCCGCCTCGACGCCGTGCTCTACACCCACGCGCATGCCGACCACACCCACGGCATCGACGACGTGCGCCCGCTCGTCATCCACATGCACCGGCGCATCCCGGTCCATGCCGACCCCCTCACCCACGCGCTCCTCATGAAGCGCTTCGGCTACGCCTTCGAGACGCCGCCGGGCAGCCTCTATCCGCCGATCCTCGACCTGCATGAGATGCAGGCGGACGAACCGCTGACCATCGTGGGTGCGGGCGGCCCGATCGTGGCGGATGCCTTCCGCATGGAGCACGGCAACGAGATCGCCCACGGCTTCCGCTTCGGCCCCACCGCCTACGCGCCGGACGTCAGCGTGATGCCCGAGGCGGCCAAGGCCCGCCTGCACGGCCTCGACCTGCTCATCATCGATGCCCTGCGCGAAACCCCTCACCCCTCGCATTACTCGGTCTCGGACGCGCTCGCCCTGATCGAGGAGGTCGCGCCGCGCCGCGCCATCCTGACGAACCTCCACACCGATCTCGATTATGCGACGCTGGCCAGGAAGCTGCCGGGACACGTGGTGCCGGCCTATGACGGGCTGACGGCGACCCTGGATCTCTAA
- a CDS encoding TatD family hydrolase, with the protein MLVDSHCHLDFPDFAQDIPGVIARAAEAGVTRLLTISTRVAKADSYRALAEAHTAVWYTVGTHPHGAAEEPAVPADTIAALADTPRCVGIGEAGLDYHYEDAAPEAVQERVLRAHIEAARLSGLPLVIHSRDADAQMEAVLTDEMASRPFKAVLHCFSSGARLAEVGVELGLSVSFSGIVTFRRSDALRDIARSVPLDRILVETDAPFLAPEPHRGRRCEPAYTADTARVLAKALGLPFEDFAATTTANFYRLFSKAAAIEGVSA; encoded by the coding sequence ATGCTGGTCGACAGCCACTGCCACCTCGATTTCCCGGACTTCGCGCAGGACATTCCGGGTGTGATCGCCCGCGCGGCCGAGGCCGGCGTGACGCGCCTCCTCACCATCTCGACGCGGGTCGCCAAGGCCGACAGCTACCGCGCGCTCGCGGAGGCGCACACGGCGGTGTGGTACACGGTCGGCACCCACCCGCACGGCGCCGCCGAGGAGCCGGCCGTGCCGGCCGACACCATCGCCGCTCTGGCCGATACGCCGCGCTGCGTCGGCATCGGCGAGGCGGGGCTCGACTACCATTACGAGGACGCCGCACCGGAGGCGGTGCAGGAGCGGGTGCTGCGCGCCCATATCGAGGCCGCCCGCCTCTCCGGCCTGCCGCTGGTGATCCATTCCCGCGACGCCGACGCGCAGATGGAAGCGGTGCTCACCGACGAGATGGCTAGCAGGCCCTTCAAGGCCGTGCTGCACTGCTTCTCGTCCGGCGCCCGGCTGGCCGAAGTCGGGGTCGAGCTCGGCCTGTCGGTCTCATTCTCCGGCATCGTCACCTTCCGCCGCTCGGACGCGCTGCGCGACATCGCCCGCAGCGTGCCCCTCGACCGCATCCTGGTCGAGACCGATGCGCCGTTCCTCGCGCCCGAGCCGCACCGCGGCCGGCGCTGCGAGCCGGCCTACACCGCCGACACCGCCCGCGTGCTGGCCAAGGCGCTCGGCCTGCCCTTCGAGGATTTCGCAGCGACCACCACCGCCAACTTCTACCGGCTGTTCTCCAAGGCCGCGGCGATCGAGGGCGTGAGCGCATGA
- the metG gene encoding methionine--tRNA ligase translates to MSASEKANEPFLITTAISYPNGAPHIGHAYEVIATDAIARFHRLDGRDVLFTTGTDEHGLKIQQTASRAGVTPRAFVDDMAGRFKAVADRLDCSYDRFIRTTEADHYAAAQELWRRMEANGDIYLAKYAGWYSVRDEAYYDEAETVLVSEGNRRSIKTDTPVEWMEEENYLFRLSKYQEPLLKLYAEQPDFLGPETRMNEVASFVRSGLKDLSISRTTFDWGVPVPDRPGHVMYVWVDALTNYLTVTGFPDAGAANARFWPASLHVIGKDIVRFHAVYWPAFLMSAGLPLPKRVFGHGFFLSRGEKMSKSLGNVVDPLDLVGTYGVDPVRYFLLREAPFGSDGNYDHEAIINRINADLANDLGNLAQRSLSMIAKNCEGTVPEPGTFTEADERLLAAAAALPEKARGLMQNLALHAILAEIWAVVGEANRYFASEEPWKLRKSDPARMNTVLYVTVETLRRVGLIVQPFVPTAGAALLDLLAVPVNARSFAFTGSEHRLQGGTALPAPAPIFPRFEKPEATA, encoded by the coding sequence GTGAGCGCGAGCGAGAAGGCGAACGAGCCCTTCCTCATCACCACGGCGATCTCTTACCCGAACGGCGCGCCGCATATCGGCCACGCCTACGAGGTGATCGCCACCGACGCCATCGCCCGCTTCCACCGCCTCGACGGGCGCGACGTGCTGTTCACCACCGGCACCGACGAGCACGGCCTCAAGATCCAGCAGACGGCGTCCCGCGCCGGCGTGACGCCACGCGCCTTCGTCGATGACATGGCCGGGCGCTTCAAGGCCGTGGCCGACCGGCTCGACTGCAGCTACGATCGCTTCATCCGCACCACGGAAGCCGACCACTACGCCGCGGCCCAGGAGCTGTGGCGGCGGATGGAGGCCAACGGCGACATCTACCTCGCCAAATATGCCGGCTGGTACTCGGTGCGCGACGAGGCCTATTACGACGAGGCCGAGACCGTGCTCGTCTCTGAGGGCAACCGCCGCTCGATCAAGACGGACACGCCCGTCGAGTGGATGGAGGAGGAAAACTACCTCTTCCGTCTCTCAAAGTACCAGGAGCCCCTGCTCAAGCTCTACGCGGAGCAGCCGGACTTCCTCGGCCCCGAGACGCGGATGAACGAGGTCGCGAGCTTCGTGCGCTCCGGCCTCAAGGATCTCTCGATCAGCCGCACCACCTTCGACTGGGGCGTGCCGGTGCCGGACCGGCCGGGCCACGTCATGTATGTCTGGGTCGATGCCCTGACCAACTACCTGACGGTGACGGGGTTTCCCGATGCGGGGGCAGCCAACGCCCGGTTCTGGCCGGCGAGCCTGCATGTCATCGGCAAGGACATCGTCCGCTTCCATGCGGTCTACTGGCCGGCCTTCCTGATGTCGGCCGGGCTGCCGCTGCCCAAGCGCGTGTTCGGCCACGGCTTCTTTCTCAGTCGCGGCGAGAAGATGTCGAAGTCGCTCGGCAACGTGGTCGATCCGCTCGATCTCGTCGGCACCTACGGCGTCGATCCGGTGCGCTATTTCCTCCTGCGCGAGGCGCCGTTCGGCAGCGACGGCAATTACGACCACGAGGCGATCATCAACCGCATCAACGCGGACCTCGCCAACGACCTCGGCAACCTCGCCCAGCGCTCGCTCTCGATGATCGCGAAGAACTGTGAGGGCACGGTGCCGGAGCCGGGCACGTTCACCGAGGCCGACGAGCGCCTGCTCGCCGCCGCCGCCGCCCTGCCGGAGAAGGCACGGGGGCTGATGCAGAATCTCGCCCTGCACGCGATCCTGGCCGAGATCTGGGCCGTGGTCGGCGAGGCCAACCGCTACTTCGCCTCCGAAGAGCCGTGGAAACTGCGCAAGTCCGATCCGGCGCGCATGAACACGGTGCTCTACGTCACGGTCGAGACCCTGCGCCGGGTCGGCCTGATCGTGCAGCCCTTCGTGCCGACGGCGGGTGCCGCTTTGCTCGACCTGCTCGCCGTGCCGGTGAACGCACGCAGCTTCGCTTTTACCGGCTCGGAGCACCGCCTGCAGGGCGGCACGGCGCTGCCCGCCCCGGCCCCGATCTTCCCCCGCTTCGAGAAGCCGGAGGCGACGGCCTGA
- a CDS encoding DNA polymerase III subunit delta' produces the protein MRPDSARTARDASRTEAEAGDLAHVPRPREQTRLLGHGHAQAAFAGALAAGRLHHAWLIGGPAGIGKATLAYRVARRLVADPRTLPSPDSLDVPEDHPAARQVTALSHPNLVALRRVQAPGAKTLPTRISVDAAREALALFGATAGGEGGWRVCIVDSAEDLNANSANALLKMIEEPPPRAIFLIVSHAPGRLLPTIRSRCRALTLRALPEADVRAIIEEFPAPFARPDAAALARAVSLCEGSVARAVALLDPATAAVEAEVSALLAGLPEPDGRRVLKLAETLAGRDAEPLLATVLDAIQRHVATEIDRRQGEGPARLLALVEAAERIASSAREAAIYNLDRRPLMLAAFRELAGATRIP, from the coding sequence ATGCGGCCTGATTCCGCCCGGACCGCTCGCGACGCCAGTCGCACCGAGGCCGAGGCGGGCGATCTCGCCCACGTCCCGCGCCCGCGCGAACAGACCCGCCTTCTCGGGCACGGTCACGCGCAAGCCGCTTTCGCGGGGGCGCTGGCCGCGGGCCGGCTCCATCATGCCTGGCTGATCGGGGGTCCTGCCGGCATCGGCAAGGCGACGCTGGCCTACCGGGTCGCGCGCCGGCTCGTGGCTGACCCGCGCACGCTCCCCTCCCCCGATTCCCTTGACGTACCGGAGGATCACCCGGCCGCGCGGCAGGTGACGGCCCTGTCTCACCCGAATCTGGTCGCGCTGCGCCGGGTCCAGGCGCCGGGTGCCAAGACGCTGCCGACCCGCATTTCGGTCGATGCCGCCCGCGAGGCGCTTGCGCTGTTCGGGGCCACCGCGGGCGGGGAGGGTGGCTGGCGCGTCTGCATCGTCGACAGCGCCGAGGATCTGAACGCCAACAGCGCCAACGCCCTCCTGAAGATGATCGAGGAGCCGCCGCCCCGCGCCATCTTCCTGATCGTCTCGCACGCGCCGGGCCGCCTGCTGCCGACGATCCGCTCGCGCTGCCGGGCCCTGACGCTGCGTGCGCTGCCGGAGGCGGACGTGCGCGCGATCATCGAAGAATTTCCGGCGCCCTTCGCCCGGCCCGACGCGGCGGCTCTGGCGCGGGCCGTCTCGCTCTGCGAGGGCTCGGTCGCCCGCGCGGTGGCGCTCCTCGACCCCGCCACCGCCGCGGTCGAGGCGGAAGTCTCGGCCCTTCTCGCCGGCCTGCCCGAGCCGGACGGGCGGCGCGTGCTCAAGCTGGCCGAAACGCTTGCGGGCCGCGACGCCGAACCCCTGCTCGCCACCGTTCTCGACGCGATCCAACGCCACGTCGCCACCGAGATCGATCGGCGGCAAGGGGAGGGCCCGGCCCGGCTGCTGGCGCTGGTGGAGGCCGCCGAGCGCATCGCATCCTCGGCCCGCGAGGCCGCGATCTACAACCTCGACCGCCGGCCGCTGATGCTCGCGGCCTTCCGGGAATTGGCGGGGGCGACGCGGATTCCGTGA
- the tmk gene encoding dTMP kinase, whose protein sequence is MSSDAPRGVFITFEGGEGAGKSTQIARLAETLRRVSGREVVTTREPGGTERAEALRAALLRGVAKPYGPFAEALMFAAARIDHIENLIRPALNRGAIVLCDRFSDSTRAYQGAAGGLDPALIDSLVRVTLEDLRPDLTLILDLPPEAGLARARRRGAGEPADRFEAEGMRFHERLRTAFRSIAEAEPERCRVIDADLGPDAVETAIAAAIAARWPDLLPAAGEGQGQADTEREGKEREGRGHAA, encoded by the coding sequence ATGTCGAGCGATGCGCCGCGGGGCGTCTTCATCACCTTCGAGGGCGGGGAGGGGGCGGGTAAGTCCACCCAGATCGCGCGCCTTGCCGAGACCTTGCGCCGGGTGAGCGGGCGCGAGGTCGTGACCACCCGCGAGCCCGGCGGGACGGAACGGGCGGAAGCCCTGCGTGCTGCGCTGCTGCGGGGCGTGGCGAAGCCCTACGGGCCCTTCGCCGAGGCGCTGATGTTCGCCGCCGCCCGCATCGACCACATCGAGAACTTGATCCGCCCGGCCCTGAACCGCGGCGCGATCGTGCTGTGCGACCGTTTCTCGGATTCGACCCGCGCCTATCAGGGCGCGGCCGGCGGCCTGGATCCGGCGCTGATCGACAGCCTGGTGCGGGTGACGCTCGAGGATCTGCGCCCCGACCTCACCCTGATCCTCGATCTGCCGCCCGAGGCCGGCCTCGCCCGGGCGCGGCGGCGCGGGGCGGGCGAACCCGCCGACCGCTTCGAGGCCGAGGGCATGCGGTTCCACGAGCGGCTGCGGACGGCCTTCCGCAGCATCGCCGAGGCCGAGCCGGAGCGCTGCCGCGTCATCGACGCGGATCTCGGCCCCGATGCGGTCGAGACCGCCATCGCCGCCGCCATCGCCGCCCGGTGGCCGGATCTGCTGCCAGCCGCGGGAGAAGGGCAGGGGCAAGCGGACACGGAGCGGGAGGGCAAGGAGCGGGAGGGACGAGGTCATGCGGCCTGA
- a CDS encoding ABC transporter permease subunit, translating to MSLFARTALTLALAFLYAPILVLVAYSFNDSKLVTVWGGFSTRWYGVLFRDGPLIASALVSLKVAVLSAAIAGVLGTCAALALDRHGRFWGRGAYTGLLYAPMVMPEVITGLSLLLLFVGIGLDRGIATLVIAHATFATGFVAVVVGARLKGLDRSLEEAAADLGAGPARVFFGITLPLIAPSVAAGFLLAFTLSLDDLVIASFVSGPGATTLPMRIYSQVRLGVNPEINAASTLLIAAVGLVVLGASWLTGRKGAAV from the coding sequence ATGAGCCTCTTCGCCCGTACGGCGCTGACCCTCGCGCTGGCCTTCCTCTACGCGCCGATCCTCGTGCTGGTCGCCTATTCCTTCAACGATTCGAAGCTCGTGACCGTCTGGGGCGGGTTCTCGACACGCTGGTACGGGGTGCTGTTCCGGGACGGGCCGCTGATCGCCTCGGCCCTCGTCTCGCTCAAGGTCGCCGTCCTGTCGGCCGCGATCGCCGGGGTGCTCGGCACATGCGCCGCGCTGGCGCTCGACCGGCACGGGCGTTTTTGGGGGCGCGGCGCCTATACCGGGCTGCTCTACGCGCCGATGGTGATGCCGGAAGTCATCACCGGCCTGTCGCTGCTGCTGCTCTTCGTCGGCATCGGCCTCGACCGGGGCATCGCGACCCTCGTCATCGCACATGCGACCTTCGCCACCGGCTTCGTCGCCGTGGTGGTGGGTGCGCGCCTGAAGGGTCTCGACCGCTCGCTGGAGGAGGCCGCCGCCGATCTCGGCGCGGGGCCGGCCCGCGTGTTCTTCGGGATCACCCTTCCGCTGATCGCGCCTTCGGTCGCGGCCGGGTTCCTGCTCGCCTTCACCCTGTCGCTGGATGATCTCGTCATCGCGAGCTTCGTCTCGGGGCCCGGCGCCACCACCCTGCCGATGCGGATCTACAGCCAGGTCCGCCTCGGGGTGAACCCGGAGATCAACGCCGCCTCGACCCTGCTGATCGCCGCCGTCGGCCTCGTGGTGCTGGGCGCATCCTGGCTCACGGGGCGGAAAGGGGCGGCGGTCTAG
- a CDS encoding ABC transporter permease subunit → MSGLSRQPRPTGGDRSSPVAPAHAGRLPQRLGRGLVRGLPLLWLALFFVVPFAVTLKISFSSPATAQPPYLPVLEWDGGLEGWREFFEALDFQNYLMIAADALYRDAALSSLGYAALATAILVLIGTPTAYAMARASVRWQPILVALVIVPFWTSFLIRVYAWIAILKPEGLLNAALLKLGLIAAPLPILDSPYGVLVGLSYAYLPFMVLPLYAVMSRLDPALTEAAADLGASRARAFFTVTLPLSLPGLAAGALLCFIPMVGEFIIPDLLGGSDTLMLGRVLWSEFFSNRDWPLASAVAVLLLILVVGPVVLFREAELRREEAVEGAQEAAQR, encoded by the coding sequence ATGAGCGGGCTGTCGCGACAGCCTCGACCGACCGGCGGTGACCGCTCGTCGCCGGTTGCCCCCGCACATGCGGGGCGGCTGCCCCAACGCCTGGGGCGCGGCCTCGTCCGGGGCCTGCCGCTGCTGTGGCTGGCGCTGTTCTTCGTCGTGCCCTTCGCGGTGACGCTGAAGATCAGCTTCTCCTCGCCGGCCACCGCGCAGCCGCCCTACCTGCCCGTACTCGAATGGGATGGCGGCCTGGAGGGCTGGCGCGAGTTCTTCGAGGCGCTCGACTTCCAGAACTACCTGATGATCGCGGCCGACGCGCTCTACCGCGACGCCGCCCTCTCCTCGCTGGGCTATGCCGCGCTCGCCACCGCGATCCTCGTTCTGATCGGAACGCCGACGGCCTACGCCATGGCCCGCGCCTCGGTGCGCTGGCAGCCGATCCTCGTGGCGCTGGTCATCGTGCCGTTCTGGACGAGTTTTTTGATCCGGGTCTACGCCTGGATCGCGATCCTCAAGCCCGAAGGTCTGCTCAACGCCGCCCTCCTGAAGCTCGGCCTGATCGCCGCGCCGCTGCCGATCCTCGATAGCCCCTATGGCGTGCTGGTCGGCCTCTCCTACGCCTACCTGCCCTTCATGGTGCTGCCGCTCTACGCGGTGATGAGCCGGCTCGATCCGGCGCTCACCGAGGCCGCCGCCGATCTCGGCGCGTCGCGGGCGCGGGCCTTCTTCACCGTCACCCTGCCGCTGAGCCTGCCCGGTCTTGCCGCCGGGGCGCTGCTCTGCTTCATCCCGATGGTCGGCGAGTTCATCATCCCCGATCTGCTCGGCGGCTCCGACACGCTGATGCTCGGCCGCGTGCTGTGGAGCGAGTTCTTCTCCAACCGCGACTGGCCGCTCGCCTCGGCGGTGGCCGTGCTGCTGCTGATCCTCGTGGTCGGCCCCGTGGTGCTGTTCCGCGAGGCCGAGCTGCGCCGCGAGGAAGCGGTGGAAGGGGCTCAGGAAGCGGCTCAGCGATGA
- a CDS encoding ABC transporter ATP-binding protein: protein MHPSPPRPDQRLRLERVTKRFSAHTAVDAVSLDLGEGEFFCLLGPSGCGKSTLLRMVAGFETPDSGTIRLGGTDLTALPPHRRPVNMMFQSYALFPHMSVAANLAYGLKGLGLSRAQAAGRVRDLLRLVRLEGFEARRPDTLSGGQRQRVALARALAREPRLLLLDEPLGALDRALREETQGELRAIQRRLGTSFVVVTHDAAEAMALADRIGVMERGRLVQVGPARALYEHPASRYVAGLLGDVNLIDGRLGRAEPGGIRSVETALGILRASGEGEAGNAVVIAVRPERLIVGGEGGAHGLSGLLTEATFLGDRIRYRVEMANGTTLRASAALPAPGPIPAVGETITLGVPADSAWILPA, encoded by the coding sequence TTGCACCCCAGCCCTCCCCGTCCGGACCAGAGGCTCCGCCTGGAGCGGGTCACCAAGCGCTTTTCCGCGCATACGGCCGTCGATGCGGTCTCCCTCGACCTCGGGGAAGGCGAGTTCTTCTGCCTGCTCGGTCCCTCCGGCTGCGGCAAGAGCACCCTGCTGCGGATGGTGGCGGGGTTCGAGACGCCGGATTCCGGCACGATCCGCCTCGGCGGGACCGATCTGACGGCGCTGCCGCCGCACCGGCGGCCGGTCAACATGATGTTCCAGTCCTACGCGCTGTTCCCGCATATGAGCGTGGCGGCCAACCTCGCCTACGGCCTGAAGGGTCTGGGCCTGAGCCGGGCGCAGGCCGCCGGGCGGGTGAGGGACCTCCTCCGGCTCGTGCGGCTCGAAGGCTTCGAGGCGCGCCGCCCCGACACGCTCTCGGGCGGCCAGCGCCAGCGCGTGGCCCTGGCGCGCGCCCTGGCCCGCGAACCGCGCCTCCTCCTCCTCGACGAGCCGCTCGGAGCGCTCGACCGGGCCCTACGCGAGGAGACGCAAGGCGAGTTGCGGGCGATCCAGCGGCGGCTCGGCACGAGCTTCGTCGTCGTCACCCACGATGCCGCGGAAGCGATGGCGCTCGCCGACCGGATCGGCGTCATGGAGCGCGGCCGCCTCGTGCAGGTGGGGCCGGCGCGCGCGCTCTACGAGCATCCGGCGAGCCGCTACGTCGCGGGCCTGCTCGGCGACGTGAACCTGATCGACGGTCGCCTCGGGCGGGCGGAGCCGGGTGGAATCCGCAGCGTCGAGACGGCTCTGGGCATCCTGCGCGCGAGCGGCGAGGGCGAGGCGGGCAATGCGGTCGTGATCGCGGTTCGCCCCGAGCGTCTGATCGTGGGCGGGGAGGGGGGGGCCCATGGGCTGTCCGGACTTCTGACCGAGGCGACCTTCCTCGGCGACCGCATCCGCTACCGGGTCGAGATGGCGAACGGCACGACCTTGCGCGCCTCCGCCGCCCTGCCGGCGCCCGGCCCGATCCCGGCCGTCGGCGAGACCATCACCCTCGGGGTGCCCGCGGACTCCGCGTGGATTCTGCCGGCATGA